A part of Brassica rapa cultivar Chiifu-401-42 chromosome A05, CAAS_Brap_v3.01, whole genome shotgun sequence genomic DNA contains:
- the LOC103870033 gene encoding serine/threonine-protein kinase WAG2: MEEEIYFPDTDLDLSFTSTVTDRTFASSSGRSSLTLSFNDRLSTSSAVTTSSTSSSTINHRRQDPHWSAIKSAKLLSSDGNIHLRHLKLIRHLGTGNLGRVFLCNLRDSSARFALKVIDRNNLTTAKKLSQVETEAEILSLLDHPFLPTLHARIDESHYTCLLIDYAPNGDLHSLLRKQPGNRLPLQPVRFFAAEVLVALEYLHAMGIVYRDLKPENVLLREDGHVMLSDFDLCFKSDVVPTFKSRRYRRTSSSPSLRRRRSGCFSTPAEEKYEMEEIVSEFTAEPVTAFSRSCVGTHEYLAPELVSGNGHGSGVDWWAFGIFLYELLYGTTPFKGDSKEQTLRNIVSTTKTVKFHVDSDLDEARDLIEKLLVKDPKKRLGCARGAQDIKRHPFFDGIKWPLIRHYKPPEEVRGLVIKKSTRAHAGHVTAVTPRRRKSFLWRALSYLLRGKSSSGGSKNQSNSNYYHYVGKSYASRKRV; the protein is encoded by the coding sequence ATGGAAGAAGAAATATATTTCCCTGACACCGATCTTGATCTCAGCTTCACATCCACCGTCACCGACCGCACATTCGCCTCCTCAAGCGGTCGGTCCAGCCTAACCCTAAGCTTCAACGACAGGCTCTCCACTTCCTCAGCCGTTACAACCTCATCCACATCCTCCTCAACCATCAACCACCGTCGCCAAGATCCTCACTGGTCGGCAATCAAATCAGCTAAACTCCTCTCCTCCGACGGAAACATCCACCTTCGCCACCTAAAACTAATACGCCACCTCGGCACCGGAAACCTCGGCCGTGTCTTCCTATGCAACCTCCGTGACTCCTCCGCGAGATTCGCCCTAAAGGTCATCGACCGTAACAACCTAACCACGGCCAAGAAGCTATCTCAGGTCGAGACCGAGGCAGAGATCCTCTCCTTGCTAGACCACCCTTTCCTCCCTACGCTCCACGCTCGTATCGATGAGTCTCACTACACGTGCCTCCTCATCGATTATGCTCCCAACGGAGACTTACATTCCTTGCTACGCAAGCAACCTGGTAACCGTTTACCGCTTCAGCCGGTTAGATTCTTCGCCGCCGAAGTTCTCGTCGCCTTAGAGTACCTCCACGCGATGGGAATAGTCTACCGAGATCTCAAACCGGAAAACGTTTTGCTCCGAGAAGACGGACACGTCATGTTGTCGGACTTCGACCTATGTTTCAAATCGGACGTTGTCCCCACTTTTAAATCTCGCCGCTACCGGAGAACATCCTCTTCGCCGTCCCTTCGTCGGCGGAGGAGCGGCTGCTTCTCCACACCGGCCGAGGAGAAGTACGAGATGGAGGAGATAGTTTCCGAGTTTACTGCGGAGCCAGTGACGGCGTTTTCACGTTCTTGCGTCGGAACACATGAGTACCTTGCGCCGGAGCTAGTCTCCGGCAACGGACACGGGAGCGGAGTAGACTGGTGGGCGTTCGGAATATTCCTCTACGAGTTGTTATACGGAACGACGCCGTTTAAAGGAGATAGTAAAGAGCAAACACTGCGCAACATAGTGTCGACCACTAAGACCGTGAAGTTCCACGTGGACAGTGACTTGGATGAAGCTAGGGACTTGATTGAGAAGCTTTTGGTTAAGGACCCGAAGAAGAGGCTAGGATGCGCCAGGGGTGCGCAGGATATCAAACGTCACCCGTTTTTCGACGGGATTAAGTGGCCGCTGATTAGGCATTATAAGCCACCGGAGGAAGTTAGAGGGCTTGTGATCAAGAAGTCGACTAGAGCACATGCTGGTCACGTGACCGCCGTTACGCCGAGACGGAGGAAGTCGTTTTTGTGGAGGGCGTTGTCTTATTTACTGCGCGGTAAAAGCTCCAGTGGTGGGAGTAAAAATCAGAGCAATAGTAATTATTATCATTATGTAGGGAAAAGCTACGCGAGCCGCAAACGCGTTTAA
- the LOC103870031 gene encoding uncharacterized protein LOC103870031 yields MEAVKTTRFITEVAPSKLISATTREPFKSMLTTIFEEELDFDELVRATAERLSSSCPGFSSWSLGHYAKTNSLSAS; encoded by the coding sequence ATGGAAGCAGTTAAGACCACCAGGTTCATCACCGAGGTGGCTCCCTCTAAGTTGATATCCGCAACGACCAGAGAACCATTTAAGAGCATGTTGACCACAATCTTCGAGGAAGAGTTGGACTTTGACGAATTAGTCAGAGCCACTGCAGAGAGACTCTCTTCATCTTGTCCAGGCTTCTCCTCCTGGTCTCTTGGTCACTACGCCAAGACCAATAGTCTCTCTGCTTCTTAG
- the LOC103870035 gene encoding uncharacterized protein LOC103870035, with amino-acid sequence MAEFKRKFNKGHAFTSKCVSLVKEQRARLYILRRCATMLCCWYIHGDE; translated from the coding sequence ATGGCAGAATTCAAGAGAAAGTTCAACAAAGGTCATGCCTTCACAAGCAAATGTGTTTCCTTGGTGAAGGAACAACGGGCTCGTCTCTATATTCTCCGCCGTTGCGCCACCATGCTTTGCTGCTGGTACATCCATGGCGATGAATAG
- the LOC103870030 gene encoding ubiquitin carboxyl-terminal hydrolase 25, whose protein sequence is MGYKLQMSWMPSLLSQKRRNGPPLGLRNLGNTCYLNSVLQCLTYTPPLANFCLNHKHSSHCDSFVDGERKRDCPFCIVEKRIARSLSVDHAIDAPNKISSCLKIFAEHFKFGRQEDAHEFLRYVIDACHNTSLRLKKLRTKGGGGPESVNGSSSSSSTEVKEIFGGAMQSQVKCLPCGAESNKADEIMDISLEISNSSSVKESLQKFFQPEILDGNNKYKCESCKKLVTARKQMSVLQAPNILVIQLKRFEGIYGGKIDKPITFGEILFLSTFMSKSSKDPQPEYKLFGIIVHSGYSPESGHYYAYVKDSLNRWFCCNDASVTHSTLQEVLSEKAYILFFSRINQRPASAKNLVTTSNGTTSHEVNGSETPRPKKFIGPLNNVSMQQPRAEQSFKKDNNNLASSKPHQFIRPLKDANMKPREEQPFHKKNADSPQVEKAPLKPHAKISISVNLGAKRVSPTVNGRLSFDQDQDLAPEADKENIGSGSAKRVYTCSEKKFGTENGGNGVKENGSAQASSSSSNNNEVSLHPHERSNGSRNGGDHHHKDSLYSCKSNGSQNGTDQEEIEKDGVSKPQPKALESSTNGDERCIFLRKDKSSRDQLEAIKESLQEDVSSYLRSCGWYDEVHKSMRAKKRLLGELSGGDGEDGNDLKRRLIADVESSLSQIPDELKADLVNCLSRIGKKKYS, encoded by the exons ATGGGATATAAGCTGCAGATGAGCTGGATGCCGAGTCTACTCAGTCAGAAGCGACGTAACGGTCCGCCTCTAGGGTTACGGAACCTCGGCAACACGTGCTACCTCAATAGCGTCCTCCAATGCCTCACCTACACTCCTCCCCTCGCCAATTTTTGCCTCAATCACAAACACTCCTCTCACT GTGATTCGTTTGTTGATGGCGAGAGGAAACGAGATTGTCCTTTCTGCATAGTTGAGAAACGGATAGCGAGGTCTCTCAGCGTCGATCACGCCATCGATGCGCCTAACAAGATCTCGAGCTGTCTCAAGATTTTCGCCGAGCATTTTAAGTTTGGGCGTCAGGAGGACGCTCATGAGTTTTTGAGGTATGTGATCGATGCGTGCCACAATACGTCTCTTCGTCTGAAGAAGCTGAGGACGAAGGGCGGCGGCGGCCCTGAGTCTGTTAACgggagtagtagtagtagtagtactGAGGTGAAGGAGATTTTCGGCGGTGCTATGCAGAGCCAGGTGAAGTGTTTGCCGTGCGGCGCGGAGTCTAATAAAGCGGATGAGATTATGGATATCAGTCTTGAGATTTCGAATAGTAGCTCGGTGAAGGAGTCGTTGCAGAAGTTCTTCCAGCCTGAGATTTTGGATGGGAACAATAAGTACAAATGCGAGAG ttGTAAGAAGTTGGTGACGGCGAGGAAGCAAATGTCAGTACTTCAAGCTCCTAATATCCTTGTCATCCAATTGAAA AGGTTTGAGGGTATTTATGGTGGGAAGATTGATAAGCCCATTACATTTGGTGAGATTCTGTTTCTCTCCACATTCATGAGTAAATCAAGCAAG GATCCTCAACCAGAATACAAGCTTTTTGGGATAATTGTGCATTCTGGATATTCTCCTGAATCTGGACACTATTATGCATATGTTAAG GATTCTTTGAACCGATGGTTTTGCTGCAACGATGCGTCTGTCACACACTCCACCTTGCAAGAGGTTTTGTCAGAGAAAGCCTACATACTCTTTTTCAGCCGTATCAACCAAAGGCCGGCTTCTGCTAAAAATTTGGTGACAACATCCAACGGGACTACATCTCACGAAGTTAATGGCTCTGAGACACCAAGGCCCAAGAAGTTTATTGGTCCCCTTAATAATGTCAGCATGCAACAACCACGAGCGGAGCAGTCCTTCAAGAAGGATAATAATAACCTGGCTTCTTCAAAGCCCCATCAGTTTATTCGTCCCCTTAAAGATGCTAACATGAAACCACGAGAAGAGCAGCCTTTCCACAAGAAGAACGCTGATTCTCCCCAAGTTGAAAAGGCTCCTCTCAAGCCACATGCAAAGATCAGTATATCTGTCAACCTTGGTGCTAAAAGGGTATCTCCTACTGTCAATGGCAGACTTTCTTTCGACCAAGATCAGGACTTAGCTCCAGAAGCGGACAAAGAGAATATTGGATCTGGTTCGGCAAAGAGGGTATACACTTGTTCGGAGAAAAAGTTTGGTACTGAAAATGGTGGTAATGGAGTTAAAGAAAACGGCAGTGCACaagctagtagtagtagtagtaacaATAATGAAGTGAGCTTACATCCACATGAGCGTAGTAACGGCTCACGCAATGGGGGTGATCATCATCACAAAGATAGCTTATATTCATGCAAGAGTAATGGTTCACAAAATGGAACTGATCAGGAGGAAATTGAGAAGGACGGTGTTAGCAAACCCCAACCCAAAGCCTTGGAGTCTTCAACAAATGGAGATGAGCGCTGCATTTTTCTTAGGAAAGACAAATCATCTCGTGATCAACTTGAAGCAATCAAAGAGAG CCTGCAGGAAGACGTGTCATCATATTTGCGGTCATGCGGATGGTATGATGAAGTACACAAATCGATGCGCGCCAAGAAGAGATTGCTTGGAGAGCTATCAGGGGGAGATGGTGAAGATGGTAACGACTTAAA GAGGAGGTTGATAGCAGATGTAGAGTCAAGTTTATCTCAGATCCCAGATGAGTTGAAAGCAGATCTGGTAAACTGTCTCTCGCGAATTGGCAAGAAGAAATACTCATGA
- the LOC103870029 gene encoding probable sugar phosphate/phosphate translocator At3g14410: MADRSRGFMRDEFVTYAYILLYIALSSGQIFFNKWVLSSKEINFPYPLGLTLLHMIFSSVLCFLLTKVLKIVKVEEGMTLEIYVTSVIPIGAMFAMTLWLGNTAYLYISVAFAQMLKAIMPVAVFILGVAAGLEMMSCRMLLIMSIISFGVLVASYGELNINWIGVVYQMGGVVGEALRLIFMEILVKRKGIKLNPISLMYYVSPCSAVCLFVPWIFLEKSKMDGNGPWNFHFVVLTLNSLCTFALNLSVFLVISHTSALTIRVAGVVKDWVVVLVSALLFADTKLTVINLFGYAIAIAGVAAYNNHKLKKEASRVTSETPGDGESIPLVSLPNTQRDDTDVVSHQS; this comes from the exons ATGGCGGATCGGAGCAGAGGATTCATGAGAGATGAATTCGTGACCTACGCTTACATTCTTCTCTACATCGCTCTTTCTAGCGGTCAAATCTTCTTCAACAAG TGGGTTTTGTCATCTAAGGAAATAAACTTTCCTTATCCGCTTGGACTGACTTTACTCCACATGATCTTCTCCTCTGTCTTGTGCTTTCTTCTTACCAAAGTTCTCAAG ATCGTGAAGGTTGAGGAAGGAATGACATTAGAAAT ATATGTTACATCAGTTATTCCAATAGGTGCCATGTTTGCGATGACCCTCTGGTTAGGAAACACTGCCTACCTCTACATCTCAGTTGCATTTGCCCAGATGTTGAAGGCTATAA TGCCTGTTGCTGTGTTTATCCTTGGAGTAGCTGCTGGGCTTGAAATGATGAGCTGCAGGATGCTTTTGATTATGTCTATCATAAGTTTCGGCGTTTTAGTAGCCTCGTATGGGGAGTTGAACATCAACTGGATCGGAGTGGTTTACCAAATGGGTGGCGTCGTTGGAGAAGCACTGAGGCTGATCTTCATGGAGATTCTTGTCAAGAGGAAAGGCATCAAGCTAAACCCAATCTCTCTTATGTACTATGTGAGCCCCTGCAG TGCTGTTTGCTTGTTTGTACCGTGGATCTTTCTAGAGAAGTCGAAGATGGATGGGAATGGCCCGTGGAACTTCCATTTCGTAGTGCTGACACTTAACTCCCTCTGTACATTTGCTCTCAACTTGTCGGTTTTCTTGGTGATCTCTCATACGAGTGCTCTTACTATCCGAGTCGCTGGCGTTGTCAAGGATTGGGTGGTTGTTTTGGTCTCAGCTCTTCTCTTTGCCGACACAAAACTCACAGTCATCAATCTTTTTGGTTATGCCATTG CTATTGCCGGTGTAGCAGCTTATAACAACCATAAGCTGAAGAAGGAAGCATCTCGAGTTACCTCCGAAACTCCAGGAGATGGTGAATCGATACCGTTGGTGTCACTGCCCAATACACAGAGAGATGATACTGATGTAGTTTCTCATCAGTCATAA
- the LOC103870032 gene encoding CASP-like protein 2A2, which yields MIERLFCMLRLETLHIIRGKDLSFRNTETKKMDKTDQNVNRTERTVESVLRVASMALSIASLVIMIKNSIANDFGSVSYSTLGAFKYLVTANGVCAAYSVLSAIFVIAIPCPISKPRLWTLFFLDQVVTYVVLAAEAVSAETVYLAYKGNLNITWSSACDYYGIFCHKALVSVILTFLVSVLYVSLSFISSYRLFSRFEAPKH from the exons ATGATTGAGCGGCTGTTTTGTATGTTACGACTTGAAACACTTCACATTATAAGAGGCAAAGATCTCTCTTTCCGCAACacagaaacaaagaaaatgGACAAGACTGATCAAAATGTTAACCGAACGGAGAGAACGGTAGAGTCGGTCCTGAGAGTCGCATCAATGGCTCTAAGTATTGCGAGTCTCGTGATCATGATCAAAAACTCTATCGCCAATGACTTTGGCTCTGTTTCTTACTCAACTCTTGGAGCTTTCAA gTATTTGGTGACTGCTAATGGAGTTTGTGCGGCATATTCTGTTCTTTCTGCTATCTTTGTAATAGCCATTCCGTGTCCTATAAGCAAGCCCAGACTCTGGACATTGTTCTTCCTTGATCAAGTGGTCACGTATGTGGTTCTAGCGGCTGAGGCTGTATCTGCAGAGACGGTATACTTAGCATATAAAGGAAACTTAAACATCACTTGGAGCTCTGCTTGTGATTATTATGGAATCTTCTGTCACAAGGCACTAGTCTCAGTTATATTAACATTCCTTGTTTCTGTTCTTTACGTGTCACTTTCATTCATCTCTTCCTATAGACTCTTTAGCAGATTCGAAGCACCTAAGCATTGA